The genomic interval ACCCATCCCAGTGAGGGCATCACCGGGATTGACGAAGAGGGGCCGATCTGGGCCGGAAACCAGCGCATGCTGGAGCGGATGGGGGCGCGGGTCGATACGGCCGGGACGCAGCGGCTGAAGGCCTCGGCCCAAACCGTCACCTGGATCGGGCGTGGCGAGCAGCTGATCGGCGGCGTCACGGTGGCAGACCGCCCGCGGCCAAGCTCTGCCGCCGGGCTTTCGCAACTGCGTGCGGCGGGGGTGGCGCAGCTGGCCCTGATGACCGGGGATCGCCGCCCGGTGGCCGAACGGATCGGGCGGGAGCTCGGCTTTTCCGATGCGGAAATCCACGCCGAATTGTTGCCGGAAGACAAGGTCAAACTGGTTGCCGCGCTTGCCGAAAAGGGCCGAACGGCCTTCGTCGGCGACGGGGTGAATGATGCCGCTGCCCTTGCCCGGGCGGATGTCGGCGTCGCCATGGGGGTTGCGGGCAGCGAAGTGGCGCTGCAGGCCGCAGATGTGGCGCTTCTGTCCGAGGACATGACCCGCCTTGCCGCCGCCCGGACACTGGCCTTGCGTACCCGCCGGATCATCCGGCAGAACCTCGGCTTTGCCCTGGCGATGATGGTGCTTCTGGTGGTCTCGGCGCTATTTTTCGAGCTGCCTTTGCCGCTTGCCGTCATCGGCCATGAAGGGGGCACGGTTCTGGTGGTGCTAAACGGGTTGCGGCTGCTCGCCGATCCGATCCGCAATGATCGCGGCGCGGCGCGAAAAGCGGCCTCGCATCCCTCCTCCCAACCTCAAGAGGTTTCCCATGTATAAGCACATCCTTATCACCACCGATGGCTCTGAGAACGCGGGCCTCGGCCTTGAGCATGGCATTGCACTTGCATCCAGCATAGGCGCTGCGGTGACGATCCTGACTGTGACGCCGCCCTTCCCGATTGCAGCAGCGGCGATGGGGGCCGGGGCATACACGCCAGCGGCGGTTCTCGAGGGCTATGATCAGGCGCAGCGCGAAACGGCAGAACGGATCCTTGAGGCCGCCGCAGAGCGTGCGAGACATGCGGGCGTTTCTGCAACCGCCCTGCATGTGCCTGATGCCACGCCTGCTGATACTATCTTAGAGCGCGCCGAGGCTCTCGGTTGCGATCTCATCTGTATGGCCTCTCACGGGCGGCGCGGGCTGAAGCGGATGCTACTTGGCAGTCAGGCAACCGAGGTTGTCACCCGTTCCGCAATCCCCGTCTTGGTCGTGCGGGCCTGACACCCCTTGGCCCGCTGCGAAGCGGGCCGGGCCGAATACAGAAGGTTGGGATGACCCGAACACCTGCAGAATTCTGGCGAGAGCATTAGATTTTCCTTCCTTTCGGGGGGAAAGAGAGGTCGCATGGAGCTCTGAAGCCTGCGGAAAAGCAAATGAGCGATGCGTGGCTATCAGATGCTACGAGCCCGCATGGTGTTCGCGGTAAGGCCAAGTCAACGCCGCGAGCTCGATTGTTCGTGGTGCACATCTGCTTCTCCTGATCTGTCCGCGACCGTTGCGCCAAAAGTCTCCTTGTCGTGTTCACTGCGAACTATCGCTGCGATCGGCGGCCTATGGTTAGGACCCATTGATTAGGTAATGATTTCATCAATCAGAATTCTGTCAGGAGGCCAAAAAACGTCGATTTAGCAAACTTGACCTGAATCAAAGCTGGAACATATCATGGAGTATAGTCTGAGATTGGCGGGGAATCTGCTGCCCTACGCACACGGATCGGAGACTGAATGATCCCCCTGATAGGGGCTTGGTGCCCGAGACTGACTGGCGGTCTTGTCGAAAACGTATCTTCGGATAGTCCTCTCGGTATCACGGGATCCGATCTGCAACAGCTAAGGCCCGCGCTGATGGTCAAAGCGAACCAGAAAGTTGCCGCGGGCGATATCCTCTTTCGTGATCGCAAGCGGTCATGGATCACCGCAGTCGCCCCTGCAGCCGGGCGGGTATCAAAGCTTGAACTTGGCGCTCGTCGCAGCCTTTCTGAGCTGGAAATCCTTCCCGAGGGCGATGCCGTGCGGCAGTTCACGACAGATGTCGCGGATCGCGCGCAGCTGATTGATCTCATGATCGCCTCGGGGCTCTGGACCGCGTTGCGAACGCGCCCTTTCGGGCGGATCCCCGATCCATCGACACAGCCCGAGGCCCTGTTCGTCACGTTGACCGAGGGCGCTCCGGGCATGCCTGATCCTGCGGCGATCCTGCCTGATCTCATGGATTGGTTCACGCGCGGGCTGAGTGCTTTGACGATGCTTTCAGATGGGCCGGTCAACCTCTGCCATCCCCCCGATCTAGCCCTGCCAGAAGTCTTAGGCATCCGCACCCACCCATTCCGCGGAGGTCTGGCCTCGGCGCATATCCATACCCTGCATCCGGTCACCCATGGTGGGATGGTCTGGCAGATCCACTGGCAAGAGGTCGCGGCGCTTGGCCATCTACTGAAGACCGGCACGATCTGGCCGCGCCGCATCGTCGCGCTTACCGGGTCCGCAATGGCCCGTCCCGGCCTGATTGCCGCCCCGATCGGTGCGCGCCTGCATGATCTTGCCGCTGGAAGGCTGAAGGATACAACCCTGCGCCTGCTGGCGGGCGGAGAAAATGGCAGCCCGGCCACCTTTCTGCGGCCAGGCATCCGTCAGATCTCAGCCGTCCCGCACGAAAGGGCCGATCACCGAAAGGGCTGGTTCATGCGGCTGACGGCGCCGCGCATAGCCGCCCTCATCCCAAACCCATGGGACGAGGTTACGATGCCCCCGGGGATACTCGCGGTTCCGCTTTTACGCGCACTCGCCTCGGGAGATCTCACAGCGGCGCGAGATCTGGGTGTTCTTGGCCTGATCGAGGAGGACCTCATGGCATTGAATGCCCGCCTGCGAGGGCACCCCGATTACCGCGTTCTGCTGCGCCAGACCCTTGATGAGTTGGAGGCTACGATATGAGGCCGGGACTGCTGAGGGATGATCTTGCGGCTATCCTCGCCTTGCTGCCGCCTCTTGCCTGGCTATGGCCGCAGGACCATTGGGTCGCATCGCGGCTGCTGTTCTGCGCGGTACTGATCTTTGGCTGGCAGGCTCTGTTCGCGCAGGTCAGACGCCAAGGGATGGGGTTGCACGGTGCTGTCGCAGCCATGCTGGTCGCCCTGTTTGCGCCCATGGGCGTACCCTTCTGGCAATTGGCCTTGGGCGTCAGTTTCGGCATGGTGCTGGGTGAGGCGATCTTTGGCGGGAGAGGCCGCAACTTCGTGCAGCCAGTGGCGCTGACATTCGCCTTCATGGCCTTTTCCTTTGCCGATCAGCCCTGGCGTCAAGGCCCGGATCTGCCGCTGATCGCCATCCTGCCTGCCTTGGCTTTTCTGGTGATCACAGGGCAGGCGCGCCTCACAGTGTTGGCCGGTCTTGCAGCCGGGCTTGCCGGAGTCAGCGCGCTGATCGCGCCGGAGCAGATGACCATGTTGATCACGGGCACGTTGCTGCTGGCGCTGCTTTTCCTGACCGCCGATCCGGCTGTATCGGGTGCGACATCCCTTGGCCGCCTGGCATATGGAGTGCTGGCTGGTGGGTTGACCGCCTTGTTCGCGGCCTCCGGTCCTGTCTTTGGCGCAGTGGTTTTTGCCACATTGCTGGCGCAGATATTTGCGCCGCTGCTGGACCATATCGCAATCGTAATCCATTCCGCATGGATGCATCACCGTGCTCGGAGGCTGCGCAATGGCTAAGGCTTTCCAACGCTTCCTGGCCCGTCCCAACAGCGATCCGGTGAAATCCATCGGCATGGCGGCGCTGGTCGCCGCCATCTGTGCCTTGATCGTTGCCGGGACCGCCGTCACCTTGCGCCCGCTGATCGAAGAAAACCGCCTCGCTGCGCGCGCCGGTCAGATGGCGGCAATGCTGGAAAGCGTACCAGGTATCTCCGATCTGCTCGATGGTGGCGGGATCGAAACCCTGATCGTCGATCTGGCAACGGGTCGGATTTCGCAGACAGACCCCACCGATTTCGACCAAACCGCAGCGGCAGCAGATCCTGATCGCAGCACCGCGCTGCCTCCGGCGGCCGATCTTGCCGCGATCAGCCGGCGCGAGAATGAATCGCTAATCTGGCTGGTGCGCGAGGGGGACGAAATCCGGCTTCTGGTTCTACCGGTGCGCGGTGCGGGCTATCAATCCACCATCCGCGCCTATCTGGCGCTGGAGGGCGACCTGAACACCGTCGCCGCTTTCACGGTCTATGAACAGGGCGAGACCCCGGGCTTGGGATCGCGCGTGACCGAGGCCGAGTTTCGCAACGGCTGGACCGGGCGTCGCATTTTCGAGGGGGACGTGATCCTGATCGACACAGTTTCAGGTGCATCCGGGGATTTTGAGGTCGAAATGATCTCGGGGGCCTCCGTCACCAGCTACGGCACCATCGACATGGTGCATTTCTGGCTGGGCCCCGATGGTTTCGGTCCCTTCATGGGGTCTGATGCCGGAGAGTGCAGAATCCTACGCTAAGCGCTGAGAACCCGTTTCCCGTAATCGCGTAGATTGCCGTTCGGGTCGACATATCGGTAGAGTGTGACCGGTTTGACCCCCAATTCCTTACAGAGTTCTGAAACCGATGTGTCGCGGCTAGCCATTGCGGCCTGAGCCATGCGGACCTGCGCTTTCGTCAGCGCAAACTTTCTTCCTCCCTTTCGGCCGCGCGCGCGGGCGGCTTGGAGCCCCGCCATCGTGCGTTCGCGGATCAACTCGCTTTCAAATTCGGCAAGCGCAGCAAAGATGCCGAATGAAAGCCTTCCAGCCGCAGTCGTTGTGTCAATCTGCGCCCCTTGCCCGGTGAGAACTTTGAGGCCAACGCCACGCTCGGACAGCATGCTGACGGTTTTGACAAGGTGGTGGAGGCTGCGCCCCAAGCGGTCGAGCTTCCACACGATCAGCACATCCCCCTCACGCAATGCTTTGAGGCAGGCCTCCAGACCGGATCGGTCATCCTTCTTGCCGGACGCCAGATCTGAGTAGATCTGGTCCTCCTCGACGCCGGACGCGATCAATGCATCTCGTTGCAAGTCGAGGGACTGGCTGCCGTCAGCTTTCGAAACCCGCGCATAGCCGATCAGCATGTTTCACAAACGTTCGTTTGAGGTGTTCTGGAAAGCGGCGCGCTTTCGGCCATCCGAACAATTCCTTATTCAATATCTTAATCATCAATACGCAAACCATATGTAGAAAGCAAAAGAAATATGGCGCATCGTACTATCCTCACCGAGCGTCAGCGCTCAGTACTTTTTGATCTTCCGATCGATGAAACGGCGATGTTGCGCCACTACATCCTTGCGGACGACGATCTGGAAATCATCCGCGCCCGCCGCCGCCCCCACAATCGTTTTGGGTTTGCTCTCCAGCTTTGCGCATTGCGCTATCCCGGTCGGTTGTTGACCCCGGGCGAGGTCATTCCAATGGAGATCACGCGCTTCCTGGCTGCACAGCTTGGGCTGAAGTCAGACGATCTGGCTGGATATGCAAGCCGCGAAGAAACGCGTCATGAACATCTGGCGGCCCTGCGGGATCTCTATAGCTACAAGATGTTCACTGGCCGAGGATCGCGCGACCTGAAGGCCTGGCTGGAGAGAACAGCCGAAACTGCCCGGTCGAACGAGGACTTGGCGCGGCGTTTCGTGGAACAATGCCGGGCGACCCAGACCATTCTCCCAGGGATCACGGTTATCGAACGCCTTTGCGCGGATGCACTCGTTGCTGCAGAGCGACGGATCGACGCTCGGATTGCCGACCGGCTGGATGATGAGATGTGCAGCCGACTTGACGCCTTGCTGACGGAAATGGCGGACGGTTCTGTCACCCGCTTTGTCTGGCTGCGCCAGTTTGAGGTGGGCCAGAACTCGGCCGACATGAACCGGCTGCTCGGCCGGTTGGAATTCTTGCAGACCATGGCCGTGGACCGAACCGTCCTGTCGGGTGTGCCGCCCCACCGTATCGCGCGCCTCCGACGGCAAGGTGAACGTTACTTCGCCGGAGATCTGCGGGATATCTCCGGCGACCGCCGCCTTGCCATCCTCGCGGTCTGCGCTCTGGAATGGCGCAGTGCCATTGCCGATGCCGTGGTCGAAAGCCATGACCGGATTGTGGGGAAGACGTGGCGCGAGGCGAAACGCGTATGCGATGCTCGGGCAGATGACGCCAAGGCTGCTTTGAAAGACACCTTGCAGGGCTTCTCAAATTTTGGATCAGCTCTGCTGGAAGCACATGAAGATCAGGCCTCCCTGATCGAGGCCATTCAAAACGCCGGAGGCTGGTCATCGCTGAGGGGGCTTGTTTCCACCGCCGCCCAACTGACCGACACATTGGCGGCTGATCCACTGGCACATGTTGTTCACGGGTATCATCGCTTCCGACGCTATGCGCCGCGCATGCTCCGGGCGCTCGATATTCAGGCGGCCCCGGTGGCCGAACCGTTGCTTGCCGCCGCCGACATCGTCGCGGGTACGGAAACGACAACTACCCGGCCACTGACCTTTCTGCGCCGGGCTTCGAAATGGCATCGACACTTGAATCACGACGATGGGAACCGGCTTTGGGAGGTGGCGGTCCTGTGCCACCTACGCGACGCATTCCGTGCCGGCGACATCTGGCTCGCACATTCCCGCCGGTATGGTGATCTCAAGGACGCGCTGGTTCCGACGGAAGTTGCCAGGGCCACGCCAAAACTGGCCATGCCGTTTGAACCGGAGCTCTGGCTCGCGGATCGAAAATCTCGCCTAGCAGATGGCTTGGAACGACTGGCCCGCGCCGCCAGGGCGGGTGCCATTCCGGGAGGTTCTATCGAAGATGGCGTGCTCAAGATCGACCGTCTGACGGCCGCTGTCCCCGAAGAGGCCGATGCCATGGTGCTCGATCTCTACAACCGCCTGCCAGAGATCAGGATCACAGACCTCCTGCTCGAAGTGGATGACGAGATCGGCTTTACCGAGGCCTTCACCCATCTGCGCACCGGCGTTCCATGCAAAGACAGGGTCGGCATGTTGAACGTGCTGCTGGCTGAGGGGCTGAACCTTGGCCTCAGCAAAATGGCTGGGGCCACGAACACCCATGATTATTTCCAGCTCTCGCGCTTGTCGCGCTGGCATGTGGAAAGCGAGGCGATGGCACGCGCCTTGGCCATGGTGATCGAAGGTCAATCTGCCTTGCCGATGGCCCGGTTTTGGGGCGCAGGGCAGACCGCTTCGAGCGACGGGCAATTCTTCCCGACCACGCGCCAGGGCGAGGCGATGAACCTGATCAACGCCAAATACGGCCATGAACCCGGTCTGAAAGCCTATACCCATGTCTCTGACCAGTTCGGCCCTTTCGCCACCCAGACCATCCCGGCCACGGTGAACGAGGCCCCTTACATCCTGGACGGCCTGTTGATGACAGACGCAGGTCAGAAAATCCGCGAACAGTATGCCGACACGGGCGGCTTTACCGACCACGTCTTCGCCGTCACTGCCCTTCTGGGCTTTCAGTTCATCCCCCGCATCCGGGATCTGCCATCCAAGCGCCTCTACCTCTTCAATCCGGCATCCTGCCCGAAAGAATTGAAGGGGTTGATCGGCGGCAAGGTCAGGGAACCTGTCATCAGCTCGAACTGGCCCGACATCCTACGCGCAGCGGCCACCATGGTGGCGGGCGCGATGCCGCCAAGCCAACTCTTGCGAAAATTCGCTGCATATCCCCGACAGCATGAACTTGCGGTCGCATTGCGCGAAATCGGCCGGATCGAACGGACGCTGTTCATCATCGATTGGCTGCTGGATGCCGACATGCAACGCCGTGCCCAAATCGGCCTGAATAAGGGCGAAGCGCATCATGCGCTGAAAAACGCCCTGCGCATAGGGCGCCAAGGTGAAATCCGTGATCGAACAGCCCAAGGCCAGCACTTCCGAATGGCCGGGCTGAACCTCCTCGCCGCCATCATCATTTACTGGAACACCAGACATCTCGGTCACGCTGTCGATAGTCGCCGCAGTGATGGTTTGGACTGCTCAGCAAACCTTCTGGCGCATATTTCACCCCTCGGGTGGGCGCACATCCTTCTCACCGGTGAATACAGGTGGCCCAAAAGATGACCAAACGGCCTTAGCGTAGGATTCTGCACTCTCCGGCATCAGACCCCAGGAGACGGCGTAACGGACATAGAAGTACACCGCGTACAGGATCACCGACTTCGGATAATGCAGGCTTTGTTGCGCTATCCCTCGGGTCGGCGGTTCATGTTTGTGAGTCAGCGGGTTAGATTGACCGTATGAGCAAGCCTGTCCCCCTTTTCCGCACGACGAACTGGTCCAGCTACAGTCAGGCTCTGAAGCGTCGCGGCTCCCTGATGGTGTGGTTTGACCCGGAGATGGCATGGTTTGCGGTGCCGAGCGGCAAGGCGGGTCATCCTGAGAGGTTTTCGGCAGCGGCCATACAATTCTGCCTGTCGATCAAGGTGCTGTTCGGGCTGCCGCTGCGGCAGACGACTGGGTTTGTGGAGAGCCTTCTTGCTCTGAGCGGGTTTGACTGGCCGGTGCCGGATTACACGACGCTCTGTCGCAGGCAGAAGCACCTGAAGGTGCAGATCCCATATCGTGCGGCGTCCGGGCCGCTGCATCTGCTGGTGGACAGCACCGGGATCAAGTTCTCAGGGGAAGGCGAGTGGCAGGTTCGTAAACATGGAGCCAGCCGCCGCAGGCAATGGCGCAAGATCCACATAGGTATCGACGCTGATACGCTGGAAGTGCGAGCCGTCGAGATGACCAGCAACCGTATCGGCGATGCGCCCGTTCTGCCCGACTTGCTGGCGCAGATCCCGATGCAAGAGCGGATCGGCAGCGTCACCGCCGACGGCATCTATGACACCAAAGGGTGTCACACCGCCATCGCAGCCCGAGGTGCCGATGCGATCATACCTCCGCGACGAAATGCCAGGGACTGGAAGGGCCATGATCCCGGCCTGCAGGCGCGAAATGAGGCGCTACGTGCCTGCAAACGGTTCGGTCGGGCGAACTGGAAGAAATGGTCCGGATATCACCGACGAAGTCGCGTCGAGGCCAAGATGCGATGCCTCAAACTTCTGGGCGAGCGCATCATGGCCAGAGACTTCGACAGGCAGGATGCAGAGGTTCAAATCCGCATCGCACTCATGAACCGCTTCACTTCACTCGGCACGCCCGAGACCTTCCGCATGCACTGAAGATATCTGGGAAAGGGATACGTGCGGCCTCGAGCCGAGTAGCGCAACAAAGCCTCTCCGATGCAATGGCGGCGTTGGGGCTGAATTTGGGTTGCGTCGGCATTCCCAGATAGTCCTATTTGCTCGACACTTCCTCAGGTCGCTGCATCATGCCCATTTGCATTCAGCTAGCGTCCAACGGATGCGATTGTGTCGAACGACAATTCTATCGGCTTAGCGTGCGGGACCAGTGCATTCGGTTGGGCGCAAAGAAGGCGTATCACGCCTGAATGCGTTACGACTAAGGGTGTTGCACCCGCGAGATACGGCAAGACTTTCGCGACACGCGAACGAAACGCTTCGATTGTCTCGCCCCCCTCGGGATCTTGCAATCTGTCGCGCTCTGATTTCGGGCGTCCCTCGAGGACACCCCAGTGCCGCTCAGAGAGGCCCATTAACGGCATAACCCGCAAACCATCCGTTCAAGGGGCGGCCAGAAGGCCGTCAAAGGTCAGATTAATTTGGCGGAGGGCCGCCATATCGATGGTTCTGCCGTGATCGGTGGTCTGGCCCAATGGGCCAGAAAGGTTGCCGGACAAACAAACCATCCAGAACCGCCGCTTGAAGCATCAGCGTCAAGCAGCATAACCTGAAACCGATGAGCCCAAGCCACCCGCTACAGAACTAGGCCGCCTGTTCCAAATCATTCGATGACGGACAGAGTAGCTTAAATTCGGCAAGATCTTGTCCAAGAGATGTGGTGTAGCTCATCAACTCCGGATCCTGAGCGGTGTCACTCGCCACAATTTATCCGCAAGCTGGCATCCCCAATGATGCGCCAGCCAACTTCGTCGACAAGAGTGATGTGCGGTACTGATATGAACTCTCCTGAAGTCTCAACGGTGAACGGTTCTGACACATGCTGTCCCGCCTGCAATTGTCGATCCGAAGAGTCAAATGGTCCTTCTGATCCTATACTGATGGTCATTGAGTTTCCGGTGGAAGATAACTCAAAGTAGAAATTCTCACCGTCAGGTGCCGTCCCGGGGCCCATGATTTCGATATCCTCGAAGTTGTCCTCAAGAAAGATGCCACAAACGGTCGTCGTAAACTCATATGTACCGACGGGCGATTCAAGCACGCCTGTTTTACCGGGAGGTAAATCATCCAGTATCGGCGTTTCAGCAAAAACACTGCCAGCGACATGTAGCCCGATAAAGACAGTCAGAATTACAAGGCCAGGCGAAGGCGCGTTACGCATGTTTGGTTTGATGCCTCCAGTTGGCGCTTCTGTTCGCCGATTTCATGGATAGGACCAGCCATCATGTTCGACCCGGAAAATGCGTAAGGGCGCGTTCTGGCGCGTTGTGTCCGGACGGATATAGTAAACAACGCGTTGATTTCGGCCAAAGTTGGTGAAATCGACGTTGATGGTGATCATGCCGCGCAGCATGGGGGTGTCGGGATCAGGTGTCGGCTCTCCGATTGTGCCGTTGAAATCCTGCGCGCCGTAAATCGGATGTGCGCCGATCCGACCTGACGCAAACAGGGCCACGATATCGCTGGTAAAATAATGATTTGCCACGTCAGTGTCCAACACACTGGGCAGATTGCTGTTCTCGGACTGAAACTGACGTTCGTAGAGTTCACGCACCAGATCCACGGCCTGCGCGACCGGATCGAGCCCCGCTTGCGCGGTATAGGGTTCATGCTCGGGTTGCGGCGATGTTTCCGCAGCGGGTGCATATGTCTCGACTCCATCTGGGGTGATGAAGCGCTGCGCCACCCATCCGGCCTTGCTCATTGTCGCATCGCGCATCAGACACCAGCGCGCTGGCAAGGCTTCGATCTGGGCCTGGCTCATGCGGTGGTAATATTCTGCCGTGTAGAAAGGCACACAGGTCACCTGCTGCAATCCCCGCTCATTGTGACCAAAACTGTCGATCACCGGATAGCTCGTACCCGGCCCCATGCGGGCATTCAGGTGATCATTGGCCGAAACCCCGGTGACGCGCCAGGCGTCAGGGCCATGGCCGTCGATTTCAGCTACAGCAGTTACGGCTGTAAGTGTCAAAAGAACCGATGCGACGAAGACGGTTGAACGGGCCTCTGGGGTTGTCATGGCTGTACCTCGATGATTGATCGGCCAAGCACTTTTCTGTCAGTCAGGTCAAGAAAGCGCAGTTCATAGGTTCCGGGGCTGTCCGGCAGGGTCAGGTCAAGACTATTGCCTTCCACAGAGCTCGTAGCGCTGATCCAGCTGAAGTCGGCCTGATCGGCGCGCGCCAGCGCCACGCGCTGATCACGGCCGTCCTGGCTGGCGGTCCAGGTGACGGTGATTGTCTCGCCCGGTTTGGCGGTGGCGGGTGCCACAAGCCCCGCCCCATCGTCCAGCGCCGCATCTGCGGCCAGCACCTCAAACGGATGGCGCGCCATGACCCGGTTATCGATATCCAGGTGATAGCGGATTTCGTAAGCGCCCGGCTCTGTCGGCGCAGTCATCTTGACCTGCGTTGCGCTGTCGATCCGGCGATAATCGCCATATTCGCCCTCCGCAGTCCCGACCGGCACGATGGTGACATAGTCGCGCGGGTGGATCGCGCCGGTCCAGCTGATGGTCAAATCGCTGCTGGCCCGTAGACGATCCGGGCCGCTGACGGTGACGTTCCCCTCGACCACCTCGATCGGAGTGCGGGCCAGAACACGGCCAATCTGCTCCATCTGCAACCGAACCTCATAGAGGCCGGGCTCGGCGGGCGCGCGCAGACGACCCTCGGTCTGGCCTTCCATGCGGTCATAATCGGTATAGGCGCCATCCTCGGCGCCCATCGGCACGATGGTGACATAATCGCGCGGATGCAGACCATCAGCTTCCCAGGTCACGGTGAAGGCCGATCCGACCGCAACCTGCGCCGGGGCCGAAACAGTGACGGCGGCGTCAATCACCTCGACCGCGGTTGTCGCAAGCACCAACGAACCGCGCCCCTCGGTCTGAAGCCGCACCTCGTAAAGGCCCGGCTCGGCCGGGGCGCGCAGGCGGCCCTCGGACCGGCCTTCGAGGCGGTCGTAATTGGTATAGACGCCGGCCTCGGCGCCCGCAGGCACGATGGTGACATAGTCGCGCGGGTTCACATCGCCCTCGATGGTCCATGACACCGGGACAGCCGCGCCGACCACCACCTGCGCCGGGGCGGTCACGGTGACCGTGGGCAAGGGCGCCGCGGGCGTCTCGAACACCATGACATGGGTCAGGGCCTCACCCGCCGCCAGATCGAGATCCACGCTTTGCGCGCGTTCCAGAGCGGTATGATGGCCGGTGATGGTCCAGCCGCCGGGGCGAACCTCCATCACGCCGGGATTGCCGTCGAATTCAAAGCTGTCGCCGTCGCGGCTGAACTCCCAGGTGAATGGCGTGTCGATCAGCGGGCCGTCGGCGCTGTCCATCACCGCGCGCAGGGTCAGTTCGGCCAGCGCAGGTGCTGCGGGCGGGAACATCACATGCAGATTGCGCGGGCCTTCAGGGCCGAATGTGCCTTCGGTCTGGACCGGCTGGTCCCAGGCATCGGCGGTGACGGTCACCACATAATCACCAAAGGGCAGATCGAGCGTCAGCGGGTTGCCGGTGGCCTCGCTCACGAAGCTGAACTCATTGTCCGAGATCTGCCAAAACACCTCGCCCGCGACCAGCGGGGCGGAAGGCGGCTCATTCGGCCAGAAGAACACAGGCTCTGGCCCCATCCGCTCGGGGCTTTGATGGGCGGTGAAGGTGAAGGGGCCAGCGGTCGGCGCGGCGACCTGTTCCAGCGCCGCAGTCAGCTCTGCGGCATTGTCGGCGGTGAGGAAGCGGCCGCCGGTCTCTTCGGCGATGCATTGCATTTGCATCAGCGCCTCGGCCTCGCCCTTGACGTCAAAGCCGATGACATGGGCGGTGAAATCAACGCCTGCTTCATTCAGCGCGCGGGCGGCGGCGCAGGGGTCGGGGTTGCAGGT from Paracoccus aminophilus JCM 7686 carries:
- a CDS encoding universal stress protein, which produces MYKHILITTDGSENAGLGLEHGIALASSIGAAVTILTVTPPFPIAAAAMGAGAYTPAAVLEGYDQAQRETAERILEAAAERARHAGVSATALHVPDATPADTILERAEALGCDLICMASHGRRGLKRMLLGSQATEVVTRSAIPVLVVRA
- a CDS encoding Na+-transporting NADH:ubiquinone oxidoreductase subunit A, with amino-acid sequence MIPLIGAWCPRLTGGLVENVSSDSPLGITGSDLQQLRPALMVKANQKVAAGDILFRDRKRSWITAVAPAAGRVSKLELGARRSLSELEILPEGDAVRQFTTDVADRAQLIDLMIASGLWTALRTRPFGRIPDPSTQPEALFVTLTEGAPGMPDPAAILPDLMDWFTRGLSALTMLSDGPVNLCHPPDLALPEVLGIRTHPFRGGLASAHIHTLHPVTHGGMVWQIHWQEVAALGHLLKTGTIWPRRIVALTGSAMARPGLIAAPIGARLHDLAAGRLKDTTLRLLAGGENGSPATFLRPGIRQISAVPHERADHRKGWFMRLTAPRIAALIPNPWDEVTMPPGILAVPLLRALASGDLTAARDLGVLGLIEEDLMALNARLRGHPDYRVLLRQTLDELEATI
- a CDS encoding RnfABCDGE type electron transport complex subunit D, with the translated sequence MRPGLLRDDLAAILALLPPLAWLWPQDHWVASRLLFCAVLIFGWQALFAQVRRQGMGLHGAVAAMLVALFAPMGVPFWQLALGVSFGMVLGEAIFGGRGRNFVQPVALTFAFMAFSFADQPWRQGPDLPLIAILPALAFLVITGQARLTVLAGLAAGLAGVSALIAPEQMTMLITGTLLLALLFLTADPAVSGATSLGRLAYGVLAGGLTALFAASGPVFGAVVFATLLAQIFAPLLDHIAIVIHSAWMHHRARRLRNG
- a CDS encoding FMN-binding protein, yielding MAKAFQRFLARPNSDPVKSIGMAALVAAICALIVAGTAVTLRPLIEENRLAARAGQMAAMLESVPGISDLLDGGGIETLIVDLATGRISQTDPTDFDQTAAAADPDRSTALPPAADLAAISRRENESLIWLVREGDEIRLLVLPVRGAGYQSTIRAYLALEGDLNTVAAFTVYEQGETPGLGSRVTEAEFRNGWTGRRIFEGDVILIDTVSGASGDFEVEMISGASVTSYGTIDMVHFWLGPDGFGPFMGSDAGECRILR
- a CDS encoding recombinase family protein, with the protein product MLIGYARVSKADGSQSLDLQRDALIASGVEEDQIYSDLASGKKDDRSGLEACLKALREGDVLIVWKLDRLGRSLHHLVKTVSMLSERGVGLKVLTGQGAQIDTTTAAGRLSFGIFAALAEFESELIRERTMAGLQAARARGRKGGRKFALTKAQVRMAQAAMASRDTSVSELCKELGVKPVTLYRYVDPNGNLRDYGKRVLSA
- a CDS encoding Tn3 family transposase translates to MAHRTILTERQRSVLFDLPIDETAMLRHYILADDDLEIIRARRRPHNRFGFALQLCALRYPGRLLTPGEVIPMEITRFLAAQLGLKSDDLAGYASREETRHEHLAALRDLYSYKMFTGRGSRDLKAWLERTAETARSNEDLARRFVEQCRATQTILPGITVIERLCADALVAAERRIDARIADRLDDEMCSRLDALLTEMADGSVTRFVWLRQFEVGQNSADMNRLLGRLEFLQTMAVDRTVLSGVPPHRIARLRRQGERYFAGDLRDISGDRRLAILAVCALEWRSAIADAVVESHDRIVGKTWREAKRVCDARADDAKAALKDTLQGFSNFGSALLEAHEDQASLIEAIQNAGGWSSLRGLVSTAAQLTDTLAADPLAHVVHGYHRFRRYAPRMLRALDIQAAPVAEPLLAAADIVAGTETTTTRPLTFLRRASKWHRHLNHDDGNRLWEVAVLCHLRDAFRAGDIWLAHSRRYGDLKDALVPTEVARATPKLAMPFEPELWLADRKSRLADGLERLARAARAGAIPGGSIEDGVLKIDRLTAAVPEEADAMVLDLYNRLPEIRITDLLLEVDDEIGFTEAFTHLRTGVPCKDRVGMLNVLLAEGLNLGLSKMAGATNTHDYFQLSRLSRWHVESEAMARALAMVIEGQSALPMARFWGAGQTASSDGQFFPTTRQGEAMNLINAKYGHEPGLKAYTHVSDQFGPFATQTIPATVNEAPYILDGLLMTDAGQKIREQYADTGGFTDHVFAVTALLGFQFIPRIRDLPSKRLYLFNPASCPKELKGLIGGKVREPVISSNWPDILRAAATMVAGAMPPSQLLRKFAAYPRQHELAVALREIGRIERTLFIIDWLLDADMQRRAQIGLNKGEAHHALKNALRIGRQGEIRDRTAQGQHFRMAGLNLLAAIIIYWNTRHLGHAVDSRRSDGLDCSANLLAHISPLGWAHILLTGEYRWPKR